One Anolis carolinensis isolate JA03-04 chromosome 5, rAnoCar3.1.pri, whole genome shotgun sequence DNA segment encodes these proteins:
- the cdpf1 gene encoding cysteine-rich DPF motif domain-containing protein 1 isoform X3, with protein MESKRKIQHQGTFECELCGLTAPYSYFGQKPPNAYSAVLLEECYVMTDPFTSDKDKFLILGSQCSLCHKCVCTGTDCSLFYSKRFCLPCVNLHIQEFPSEIKQDLKKKTHSPSSKKRDSDHSKKPVARKRKSGELKTKKDTLLIY; from the exons atggaGTCCAAGAGAAAGATTCAGCATCAAGGAACTTTTGAATGTGAACTGTGTGGATTAACTGCCCCATACAGCTACTTTGGACAGAAACCTCCAAATGCCTACTCAGCTGT CCTCCTGGAAGAATGCTATGTCATGACAGATCCATTCACCTCTGACAAGGACAAATTCCTCATTCTTGGATCTCAGTGTAGTTTGTgtcacaagtgtgtgtgcactgGCACA gaCTGTAGCCTTTTCTATTCCAAGAGATTCTGCCTCCCCTGTGTTAACTTACACATACAGGAGTTTCCTTCGGAAATAAAGCaagatttgaaaaagaaaactcaTTCCCCGTCTTCAAAAAAAAGAGATTCCG ATCACTCCAAAAAGCCAGTGGCAAGAAAGCGGAAGTCAGGAGAACTTAAAACCAAAAAG
- the cdpf1 gene encoding cysteine-rich DPF motif domain-containing protein 1 isoform X2, with amino-acid sequence MESKRKIQHQGTFECELCGLTAPYSYFGQKPPNAYSAVLLEECYVMTDPFTSDKDKFLILGSQCSLCHKCVCTGTDCSLFYSKRFCLPCVNLHIQEFPSEIKQDLKKKTHSPSSKKRDSDHSKKPVARKRKSGELKTKKKWSFEHLESTVFTINLYEVCVNHINATREFLTCQKIMATSS; translated from the exons atggaGTCCAAGAGAAAGATTCAGCATCAAGGAACTTTTGAATGTGAACTGTGTGGATTAACTGCCCCATACAGCTACTTTGGACAGAAACCTCCAAATGCCTACTCAGCTGT CCTCCTGGAAGAATGCTATGTCATGACAGATCCATTCACCTCTGACAAGGACAAATTCCTCATTCTTGGATCTCAGTGTAGTTTGTgtcacaagtgtgtgtgcactgGCACA gaCTGTAGCCTTTTCTATTCCAAGAGATTCTGCCTCCCCTGTGTTAACTTACACATACAGGAGTTTCCTTCGGAAATAAAGCaagatttgaaaaagaaaactcaTTCCCCGTCTTCAAAAAAAAGAGATTCCG ATCACTCCAAAAAGCCAGTGGCAAGAAAGCGGAAGTCAGGAGAACTTAAAACCAAAAAG aaatggtCTTTTGAGCATCTTGAGTCAACAGTTTTCACAATAAACCTCTATGAAGTTTGTGTGAACCACATTAATGCAACAAGAGAGTTTTTGACCTGTCAGAAAATAATGGCAACTAGCAGTTAG